The Candidatus Omnitrophota bacterium genome includes the window TATGCGATTATTTCGTGATAGCCACCGGTACTTCCACTACACATGTTCGCGCGATCTCCGATAACATTATCAAGCAGTTAAGGGAGAAAGGCGCTAAACTCAGGCATATAGAGGGCGAGAGAGAAGCTTCGTGGATACTGGCGGACTTCGGCGACGTGGTCGGCCATATATTCCTGAAAGATACGCGTAAGTTCTACGATCTCGAGAAGCTTTGGGCCAAGGCTCCCCAAACCAGGTTCGAGGAACCGGAGCCCTCGAAGCGAAAACCCCTAAAAAAAGTAGTAAAGAAAGCCGTAAAGAAACCCGTGCGTAAAGCCGCGAAGAAGCCCAGGAAAAAGGCCCGAAAGAAGAACAAAAAATAGATCAATGCATTATGGCGAGATTGAAAAAAATATAACGTTGGTTTTAGAGAGCTCTCTTCAATCGGTGCTCTCGCGCCTCAGTGTCCAGCCCCCGTCACCCCAGGAAATAAAGATCGAATTAGAGATACCTAAAGAGAGGTCCCATGGCGACCTCTCTTCAAATATCGCCTTAAGGATCTCCAAGCTTGCCTCAAAACCGCCGGTTGAATTCGCGAATCTGTTAAAGGCAAAACTCGAAGAGTCTATCCCGTCATCGCCTTTAAAAGGCGCTATCGACCGGGTCGAGGTGAAGGGGCCCGGTTTTATAAACTTTTTTGTCAGCAAGGATTTTTTATCGGGTATTCTGCTGGAGATCCTGAAAGAAGATAGTAATTTCGGCAGTTCGAATATCGCCGGGCCCGTAAAGATGCAGATAGAGTTTGTCAGCGCGAACCCGACGGGCCCGCTTACGATAGCGCATGCCAGGCAGGCCGCGTTAGGCGACAGCCTTGCGAACATTATGACCTTCCTCGGATACGATGTGACCAGGGAATATTATCTTAACGATGAAGGCAATCAGATGAATATGCTCGGGCTCTCCATACGCTCGCGATACCTGAGCCTCTGCGGAGTCGATGAACCGCTGCCCGATGACGGCTATAAAGGGTCTTATGTGATCGATATAGCGAAAGATTTCATGAAGGAACACGGAAAAGATCACGTAAAGACGAAAGAGACAGATATATTCAGGGAGTTCGGACTCCAGTGGATACTGGAGGGTATAAAGAAGGACCTTGACGATTTCGGCGTAAAGTTCGATGTCTGGTACAGCCAGAAGTCCCTGAGGGAATCCGGAAAAGTTGAGAAAGCTATCGACACCCTTAGGGGTAAGGGCTTCATATATGAAAGCGAAGGGGCGGTATGGTTTAAGTCGACTCTTTTCGGCGACGATAAAGACAGGGTTATATATAAATCCGATGGAAGCGCTACTTACCTTACACCCGATATAGCGTATCACCTGGAAAAGTTCAACAGGGGATTCAAAAAGTTGATCGATATATGGGGCCCGGACCATCATGGCTATATCCCCAGGATCAAGGCCGCCATAAAGGCTCTGGGATACCCCGAAGACTCTCTTTCGGTGCTGATAGTGCAGCTCGCCACTTTGTACAGGAACGGCCAGGTGGCCTCTATGTCGACGAGGGCCGGGGAATTCGTGACCCTAAGAGAGGTCATGGACGAGGTCGGTAAGGACGTCTCCAGGTTCTGTTTCATAATGAGGAGGATGTCGAGCCATCT containing:
- the argS gene encoding arginine--tRNA ligase; translation: MHYGEIEKNITLVLESSLQSVLSRLSVQPPSPQEIKIELEIPKERSHGDLSSNIALRISKLASKPPVEFANLLKAKLEESIPSSPLKGAIDRVEVKGPGFINFFVSKDFLSGILLEILKEDSNFGSSNIAGPVKMQIEFVSANPTGPLTIAHARQAALGDSLANIMTFLGYDVTREYYLNDEGNQMNMLGLSIRSRYLSLCGVDEPLPDDGYKGSYVIDIAKDFMKEHGKDHVKTKETDIFREFGLQWILEGIKKDLDDFGVKFDVWYSQKSLRESGKVEKAIDTLRGKGFIYESEGAVWFKSTLFGDDKDRVIYKSDGSATYLTPDIAYHLEKFNRGFKKLIDIWGPDHHGYIPRIKAAIKALGYPEDSLSVLIVQLATLYRNGQVASMSTRAGEFVTLREVMDEVGKDVSRFCFIMRRMSSHLEFDLDVVKKESAENPVYYIQYAHARIWSILEYGKGADISAEFDPGLLKSPEEIEIMRMLRQFPLIVVSSARTLEPYVVLQYLQDLAGSFHSFYNKHRVVSDDPRLTKSRVVLVDCVRVVLANGLRLLGVSLPKKM
- the rsfS gene encoding ribosome silencing factor, giving the protein MGQKRSIAIDSKRKALIMAEAASDKKGIDIITIKMRKVSGICDYFVIATGTSTTHVRAISDNIIKQLREKGAKLRHIEGEREASWILADFGDVVGHIFLKDTRKFYDLEKLWAKAPQTRFEEPEPSKRKPLKKVVKKAVKKPVRKAAKKPRKKARKKNKK